Proteins encoded by one window of Torulaspora delbrueckii CBS 1146 chromosome 2, complete genome:
- the RRG7 gene encoding Rrg7p (similar to Saccharomyces cerevisiae YOR305W; ancestral locus Anc_8.782): protein MYRPLQLRLTIKRWKSNEAIQNFIQQNQSIAQSSVFQGTLYEHTVMRELQYKLAMTKLQNTGGANDKGVDIKGCWPIGKIYDTMNGILQLDSLAIPKRCQANGAIFKPYRHKMATEAQLKVLVQCKAFRSSKVAPREFRELVGTFVSMVPSTQRNKTIIMMCSPNMLTREGITLINSVRMPLIYLRIEMLQPEGTGYNLVDSGKLLNYYENDYAAQFLQGCGIKEWLKLAMFNKS, encoded by the coding sequence ATGTATAGGCCGCTCCAGCTACGTTTGACAATCAAAAGATGGAAATCAAACGAGGCTATACAAAATTTTATCCAACAGAATCAGTCAATCGCTCAATCGAGCGTGTTTCAAGGGACTCTTTACGAGCACACAGTGATGAGAGAGTTGCAGTATAAATTGGCAATGACGAAGCTACAAAACACCGGTGGAGCCAACGACAAAGGTGTAGACATAAAGGGCTGCTGGCCGATCGGTAAAATCTACGACACGATGAACGGGATTCTACAACTTGATTCACTTGCCATACCCAAAAGATGCCAGGCCAACGGTGCTATTTTCAAGCCATATCGACACAAGATGGCCACCGAGGCCCAATTGAAAGTATTGGTACAATGCAAGGCTTTCAGAAGCTCAAAAGTGGCCCCACGAGAGTTTCGAGAATTAGTCGGGACGTTTGTCTCTATGGTACCAAGCACCCAGCGCAACAAGACAATCATAATGATGTGTTCTCCAAATATGCTAACAAGAGAAGGTATCACATTGATTAACAGTGTACGAATGCCTCTGATATACCTGAGGATCGAAATGTTACAACCCGAAGGAACAGGATACAACCTGGTCGACTCAGGAAAGTTACTGAACTACTACGAAAATGATTATGCGGCACAATTCCTCCAGGGGTGTGGCATCAAGGAGTGGCTCAAGTTGGCAATGTTCAACAAGAGTTAG
- the DGK1 gene encoding diacylglycerol kinase (similar to Saccharomyces cerevisiae HSD1 (YOR311C); ancestral locus Anc_8.788) gives MVQEDSSIPSTSGVQHEEPTQLRKRNNKVESNDDNKEVDIDWDLHVPLTEIHLKSHEWFGDFITKHEVPRKVLHSSIGFLTLYLYTQNIDYKKVKWPLIVGFIILLILDLIRLRWNFFNKLYCRTVGALMRRKEIHTYNGVLWYLLGLIFPFSLFTKDVALISLFLLSWSDTAASTIGRKYGYLTPKIARNKSLAGSLAAFCVGVVTCFMFYGYFVPKYAQFNKPGEIAWSPETSRLSLGTLSWLGGLVAALSEGIDLFNWDDNFTIPVLSSIFLNCVIRVFKK, from the coding sequence ATGGTGCAAGAGGATAGCTCAATACCGAGTACAAGTGGTGTGCAACATGAAGAACCTACACAACTGCGGAAAAGAAACAACAAGGTCGAAtctaatgatgataataaagAAGTCGATATAGATTGGGATTTGCATGTACCTTTGACCGAGATTCATTTGAAATCGCATGAATGGTTCGGTGATTTTATTACTAAACATGAAGTTCCGCGTAAAGTACtacattcttcaataggGTTTCTCACACTGTATCTTTACACGCAAAATATTGATTACAAGAAGGTTAAATGGCCATTGATCGTTGGTTTCATCATTTTGCTTATTTTAGATCTTATCAGGTTGAGatggaatttcttcaataaactTTATTGCCGTACCGTTGGGGCTCtgatgagaaggaaagagaTCCACACTTACAATGGTGTTCTATGGTATTTGTTAGGGTTAATTTTCCCCTTCTCTCTCTTCACCAAGGACGTGGCTTTAATCTCCTTGTTCCTATTGAGTTGGTCTGACACTGCTGCTTCCACGATCGGCAGAAAGTACGGTTATCTAACACCCAAGATCGCACGTAACAAGTCCCTAGCAGGCTCACTAGCGGCATTCTGCGTTGGTGTCGTCACATGCTTCATGTTTTACGGTTACTTTGTACCCAAATATGCCCAGTTTAACAAACCGGGCGAGATCGCTTGGTCCCCAGAAACCAGCAGATTAAGCCTCGGTACTTTGTCCTGGTTGGGTGGTCTAGTAGCAGCTTTAAGCGAAGGCATTGATCTATTCAATTGGGATGATAATTTTACCATACCAGTCCTGTCATCAATCTTCCTTAACTGTGTCATTCGcgttttcaagaaatag
- the NOP58 gene encoding RNA-processing protein NOP58 (similar to Saccharomyces cerevisiae NOP58 (YOR310C); ancestral locus Anc_8.787) has translation MAYVLTETSAGYALLKASDKKIYKSTKLIQDLDSSDKVLKEFKIAAFSKFNSAANALEEASAIIEGKVSPQLQNLLEDIKKDKKSTLIVSETKLANAINKLGLNFNVISDAVTLDIYRAVKEYLPDLLPGLTDGDLSKMSLGLAHSIGRHKLKFSADKVDVMIIQAIALLDDLDKELNTYAMRCKEWYGWHFPELAKIVTDSVAYARIILSIGVRSKASETDMSSILPEEIEERVKTAAEVSMGTEITQVDLDNIKCLAEQIVDFASYREQLSNYLSARMKAIAPNLTQLVGELVGARLIAHSGSLISLAKSPASTIQILGAEKALFRALKTKHDTPKYGLLYHASLVGQATGKNKGKIARVLAAKAAVSLRYDALAEDRDDSGDIGLDSRAKVENRLSQLEGRDLRTTPKVVRDAKKVEITEARAYNADADAAPVEEADSDDEEEEEEEDEKKAKKEKKKEKKDKKRKREDEDSKESKKSKKDKKEKKDKKEKKDKKSKKEKK, from the coding sequence ATGGCTTACGTTCTAACTGAAACCTCTGCTGGTTACGCTCTCTTGAAGGCTTCTGATAAGAAGATTTACAAGTCTACCAAGTTGATCCAGGACTTGGATTCATCTGAcaaagtcttgaaagaattcaagatTGCTGCTTTTTCCAAGTTCAACTCGGCCGCCAATGCTTTAGAAGAAGCCTCCGCTATCATTGAAGGTAAAGTCTCTcctcaattgcaaaatttgTTGGAAGACATTaagaaggacaagaaaTCCACTTTGATCGTTAGTGAGACCAAATTGGCCAATGCTATCAATAAGTTGGGTTTGAACTTCAACGTCATTTCCGATGCAGTTACTTTGGATATCTACAGAGCCGTTAAGGAATACTTACCAGATTTGTTGCCTGGTTTGACCGATGGTGATTTGAGTAAGATGTCTCTAGGTTTGGCACATTCCATTGGCCGTCATAAATTGAAGTTCTCTGCAGACAAAGTTGATGTTATGATTATCCAGGCCATCGCTTTGCTAGACGATTTGGACAAGGAACTTAACACTTATGCTATGAGATGTAAGGAATGGTACGGTTGGCATTTCCCAGAGTTGGCCAAGATTGTGACCGACTCTGTTGCTTATGCTAGAATTATTTTGTCCATTGGTGTCAGATCTAAGGCTTCCGAAACCGATATGAGCTCTATTCtaccagaagaaattgaagaacgTGTAAAGACTGCAGCTGAAGTTTCCATGGGTACTGAAATTACTCAAGTTGATTTGGACAACATCAAGTGTTTGGCAGAACAAATCGTTGATTTTGCTTCTTACAGAGAACAACTATCCAACTATCTATCTGCCAGAATGAAGGCCATTGCACCAAATTTGACTCAATTGGTCGGTGAATTGGTCGGTGCCAGATTGATTGCTCATTCTGGttccttgatatctttgGCCAAGTCTCCTGCCTCCACCATTCAAATCTTGGGTGCAGAGAAGGCTTTGTTCAGAGCTCTAAAGACTAAGCACGATACTCCAAAATACGGTTTGCTTTACCACGCTTCTTTGGTCGGCCAAGCTACCGGTAAGAACAAGGGTAAGATTGCCAGAGTTTTGGCCGCCAAGGCTGCCGTCTCTCTACGTTATGACGCCCTAGCCGAAGACAGAGACGACTCTGGTGACATTGGTCTAGACTCTAGAGCTAAGGTCGAAAACAGACTATCACAATTGGAGGGTAGAGATTTAAGGACAACGCCAAAGGTTGTGCGTGACGCCAAGAAGGTGGAAATCACCGAAGCTAGAGCTTACAATGCTGATGCTGATGCTGCGCCagtggaagaagctgattcagatgatgaagaagaggaagaggaagaggacgaGAAAAAGGctaagaaggagaagaagaaggaaaagaaggacaagaagagaaagagagaagacGAAGACAGCAAAGAGTCCAAGAAGTCTaagaaggacaagaaggagaagaaggataaaaaggagaagaaagacaaaaagtccaagaaggagaagaaataa
- the CUS1 gene encoding U2 snRNP complex subunit CUS1 (similar to Saccharomyces cerevisiae CUS1 (YMR240C); ancestral locus Anc_8.780), with protein MARRSGRRSQKSGKNLVEDRTSIARLIDSRAAVHHEKQNKTSKDGTPQTTKLQEQFGAVLDRFKIPIEKSSSDSGIEQTNRLVHQVKGSEDQVREDNNTQNEEDKKPDMKEMSKRKLRKLTKPSLSQLKSSSIYPQVIEWYDCDAPYPYLLATIKSSKNVVPIPGHWQMKREYLSGRSLMEKRPFELPDVIKQTDIEIMRKTLPDKEAAQNDKSLKEISRARVQPKMGSLDIDYKKLHDVFFKLGVNWKPEVLLSFGDVYYENRNLYDEAQWKKLEKEKTVGRLSSGLREIMGISEGQLPPWCMKMKNLNMPPSYPNLKVAGLNWGIENMKGEIYGVLDSPSTNKKTTSLFGTIISIKDENLDSPQEDNSNHIPEEKGKVLRPIQNDYKEKLTEVQSTTVDRPKVEERRLQADDNTKKSLYTVLKEGTVDDAAGGNGSKAVYVMPGTDGQGSEEREAASSKPEDEKEDQEDIENFKF; from the coding sequence ATGGCAAGAAGATCTGGTAGGCGCTCTCAAAAGAGCGGCAAGAACCTTGTTGAAGATAGGACTAGCATTGCAAGGTTGATCGACTCACGGGCTGCTGTTCATCATGAGAAGCAAAACAAGACATCGAAGGATGGCACTCCACAGACAACCAAGTTACAGGAACAGTTTGGTGCTGTGTTGGATAGATTCAAAATTcccattgaaaaatcgtCGTCAGATAGTGGCATTGAGCAAACAAATAGGCTAGTTCATCAGGTTAAAGGATCAGAAGACCAGGTGCGAGAAGACAACAATACCCAAAATGAAGAGGATAAGAAACCGGATATGAAGGAGATGTCTAAAAGAAAGTTGCGAAAATTGACAAAACCCTCACTCTCCCAGTTAAAAAGCTCGAGCATCTACCCGCAAGTAATCGAATGGTATGATTGTGATGCACCTTATCCTTATTTGCTTGCCACTATAAAATCATCCAAGAACGTTGTACCGATACCGGGACATTggcagatgaagagagagTATCTTTCAGGCAGATCTCTTATGGAGAAAAGACCTTTTGAGTTACCTGACGTAATAAAGCAAACTGATATAGAAATCATGAGAAAGACCCTCCCAGATAAGGAAGCTGCTCAAAATgacaagagtttgaaggaGATCTCGAGAGCTCGCGTGCAACCTAAAATGGGTTCACTTGATATTGACTATAAAAAATTGCATGACGTATTCTTCAAGCTTGGGGTGAACTGGAAGCCAGAAGTGCTACTGTCTTTCGGAGATGTATATTACGAGAATCGAAACCTGTACGATGAAGCTCAATGGAAAaaattggagaaggagaaaacGGTAGGGAGACTGAGTTCTGGACTAAGAGAAATAATGGGTATTTCAGAAGGTCAGCTACCACCTTGGTgcatgaagatgaagaatctaaATATGCCGCCAAGCTATCCAAATCTCAAAGTCGCTGGTTTAAATTGGGGTATAGAAAATATGAAGGGAGAGATTTACGGTGTGCTCGATTCGCCATCAACTAACAAAAAGACAACGTCACTGTTTGGGACAATCATATCCATTAAAGACGAAAACTTAGATTCTCCACAAGAAGACAACTCTAATCATAtaccagaagaaaaaggcaAAGTACTTCGACCAATTCAAAAtgattacaaagaaaaactTACAGAGGTCCAGTCAACCACGGTCGACAGACCTAAagtcgaagaaagaagacTACAGGCCGATGATAACACGAAAAAGAGTCTGTATACAGTTCTGAAAGAGGGTACAGTAGATGATGCAGCTGGAGGGAACGGATCAAAGGCAGTTTATGTGATGCCTGGGACGGATGGTCAAGGCAGCGAGGAACGCGAAGCTGCTAGCTCTAAaccagaagatgagaaagaagatcaagaggatattgagaatttcaaattttaa
- the GRX5 gene encoding monothiol glutaredoxin GRX5 (similar to Saccharomyces cerevisiae GRX5 (YPL059W); ancestral locus Anc_8.519): MFASRFLSIRTPLPVTRATSLFRHQAKLFMSTETKKAIEDAVASAPVVLFMKGTPEFPQCGFSRATIQMLGQQGVDPAKFAAYNVLEDPELREGIKEYSEWPTIPQLYVKKEFIGGCDILTSMAQSGDLASLLEEADALVPEEDV; encoded by the coding sequence ATGTTTGCTTCTAGATTCCTATCTATCAGGACTCCTTTGCCAGTAACGAGAGCAACTTCGCTATTCCGTCATCAAGCCAAACTCTTCATGAGTACGGAAACCAAGAAGGCTATCGAAGATGCAGTGGCATCTGCTCCTGTGGTACTATTCATGAAGGGTACTCCCGAATTCCCTCAGTGCGGGTTTTCTAGAGCTACCATTCAGATGCTGGGTCAACAAGGTGTAGATCCTGCCAAATTTGCAGCTTACAATGTTCTAGAGGACCCAGAATTACGTGAGGGAATCAAAGAGTACAGTGAATGGCCTACTATTCCTCAACTATACGTTAAGAAGGAATTTATCGGAGGGTGCGATATTCTAACGAGTATGGCTCAATCTGGTGATTTAGCAAGCTTGCTAGAGGAAGCAGACGCATTGGttcctgaagaagacgtTTAA
- the SLY41 gene encoding Sly41p (similar to Saccharomyces cerevisiae SLY41 (YOR307C); ancestral locus Anc_8.785), with product MITIQSTTTRRRSSVHKNLFDPKLYRPIEPELAKPEKGKKYSKPTFKRTRTTISGVAARLQGRFVELFPKSVQDYLPEVDIKVIAICLIWYVTSSISSNVSKAILRDFTHPVALTELQFMVSALLCVSFIATVNFLRIPSVSHSPIAKAFDSFPDGILPTYLNGDFKESILGKFLRPSRLIFLATFPMGIFQFVGHITSHKATSLIPVSLVHSIKALSPIVTVTYYRIFEGKKYNAMTYLTLVPLILGVIITCWSTHGSKKPNSPDDSLSMTSGLFYASVSMFIFVSQNIFAKNILTVRCKKGILPSATASPKLNQPDVSTLQIDKITILFYCSCMGFLMTLPPFLTGELIQHQSVFRGLTWKVSALILFHGVTHFFQALLAFQLIGMLSSVNYSVANIMKRIVIISVALAWESGFDFVQLIGLLMTLGGLYGYDKWGISRKTDKQFSNL from the coding sequence ATGATAACGATTCAGAGTACTACTACTAGACGTCGGTCGTCAGTGCACAAGAACCTGTTTGATCCTAAGCTATATCGCCCTATTGAACCTGAACTTGCAAAACCGGAGAAGGGAAAGAAGTACAGTAAACCTACATTCAAGAGAACTAGAACCACAATTTCTGGTGTAGCTGCACGATTACAAGGTAGGTTTGTGGAATTGTTTCCCAAAAGCGTTCAAGATTATCTCCCTGAGGTCGATATCAAGGTGATCGCCATTTGCTTAATTTGGTACGTGACTTCTTCGATCTCTAGTAATGTATCGAAAGCTATCCTTCGAGATTTTACGCATCCCGTAGCTTTAACGGAGCTGCAATTTATGGTTAGCGCATTACTTTGTGTTTCATTTATCGCAACCGTAAACTTTTTACGAATACCATCTGTCTCGCACTCACCGATTGCGAAGGCTTTCGACAGTTTCCCAGACGGTATTTTACCAACGTATTTGAATGGTGATTTCAAGGAATCCATTCTGGGTAAGTTCCTGAGACCCAGCAGGCTGATTTTCCTGGCTACTTTCCCAATGGGTATTTTCCAATTCGTGGGGCACATTACTTCCCATAAGGCTACTTCTTTGATACCAGTGTCCCTCGTCCATTCTATCAAGGCTCTTTCACCGATTGTTACTGTTACTTATTATAGAATTTTCGAAGGTAAGAAATACAATGCAATGACGTATTTGACATTAGTTCCTTTAATTTTGGGTGTCATTATCACCTGTTGGTCCACTCACGGTAGCAAGAAGCCCAACTCACCTGATGACAGCTTGTCGATGACATCAGGACTCTTCTATGCTTCGGTTTCAATGTTCATATTTGTTTCACAGAATATCTTTGCGAAGAATATTTTAACAGTGAGATGCAAGAAGGGTATTTTACCATCTGCAACAGCATCACCTAAGTTAAATCAACCAGATGTTTCAACATTGCAAATAGACAAAATTACTATTCTGTTCTATTGTTCATGCATGGGGTTCTTAATGACCCTCCCACCATTCCTAACCGGAGAACTGATCCAGCATCAAAGTGTATTTAGAGGCCTAACCTGGAAAGTTTCAGCTCTAATTCTATTCCACGGTGTTACCCATTTCTTCCAAGCTCTTCTAGCATTCCAGCTGATCGGTATGCTTTCTTCCGTTAATTACTCCGTTGCGAACATTATGAAGCGGATCGTTATTATTTCTGTTGCTCTAGCCTGGGAATCGGGTTTCGATTTTGTCCAATTGATTGGCTTATTGATGACACTAGGTGGCTTATACGGTTATGATAAATGGGgcatttcaagaaaaactGACAAGCAATTCAGCAATTTGTAA
- the SNU66 gene encoding U4/U6-U5 snRNP complex subunit SNU66 (similar to Saccharomyces cerevisiae SNU66 (YOR308C); ancestral locus Anc_8.786), whose product MSDEISLSLEETNKVRLSLGLRPIPAKEDKRYVERQAADKVAPAAGLEGRSSHFIQDDKIQMLRKKLTQLRGPISLQGERKDDTRKDWLDQIGKNKSAKKAVKITYDVEEDEMPLLRVSHKMPEVASGKGMILTLKENDIHAEDEDVLENENLVHDNEDAKRVELRKMNRDRKRLRKKLHVSSADIEADEEEESSSVLLVGAETNLSKEFELNKPFEDESGKVKVTFHSNDSDESDIGDYKTVTIKKRKKNHTNGRSKNGRIALPNRIEHVKLVDEDADDLEDDLYMPLAKKSRLESRPVKPEVLASEIKREKLEREQRKANIAQMSKGMIIDEGATFLDSLKSNLVEKDDFQQSTITSDQSKRSEPSEITNPTAEMATKTSNGTPDFYNGLASTLNFLLDKNVLQPSEDGSTSKPAPFDHSEQVQEIRKRITGKTHIDHASYTAKELEEIKKYEDEQVAYHVNKVQNQRLEDYNPDVQLVYKDEKGNQLTTKEAYKKISQKFHGTKSNKKKLEKAQAKIESRKQTRQEPSVFDLL is encoded by the coding sequence ATGTCAGATGAAATCTCTCTTTCATTAGAGGAGACCAACAAGGTTCGTCTCAGCCTTGGCCTAAGGCCCATACcagcaaaagaagacaagCGATATGTTGAAAGACAAGCTGCAGACAAAGTCGCACCTGCTGCTGGGTTggaaggaagaagctcaCACTTTATACAGGATGATAAAATTCAGatgttgaggaagaagttaacaCAATTGCGAGGGCCTATATCTCTACAAGGAGAAAGAAAGGACGACACCAGAAAGGATTGGCTCGATCAGATTGGAAAAAATAAGAGTGCTAAGAAAGCAGTCAAGATTACTTATGatgtggaagaagatgagatgcCACTTTTGAGAGTCTCGCATAAGATGCCAGAAGTCGCTAGCGGAAAAGGTATGATCTTgactttgaaggaaaatgATATACATGCAGAGGATGAGGACGTCCTTGAAAATGAGAACCTGGTTCATGACAATGAAGATGCCAAGAGAGTGGAACTGAGAAAAATGAATCGGGATAGAAAACGACTAAGAAAAAAGCTACATGTCTCGAGTGCAGATATAGAAGcagatgaggaagaagaaagcagcTCAGTATTACTTGTTGGGGCCGAAACAAACCTTTCGAAAGAGTTCGAACTCAACAagccttttgaagatgaaagcGGCAAAGTCAAGGTGACTTTCCATAGCAATGATTCGGACGAATCTGACATTGGTGATTACAAAACGGTGACAataaagaagaggaaaaagaaCCATACCAATGGCAGGAGTAAGAACGGGAGAATTGCATTACCGAATCGAATAGAACACGTCAAACTCGTGGATGAAGACGCAGATGATCTGGAAGATGACCTTTATATGCCATTGGCTAAGAAATCAAGACTAGAGTCAAGACCTGTAAAACCAGAAGTGCTAGCATCTGAAATTAAGAGAGAGAAGCTCGAGAGAGAGCAGAGAAAGGCTAACATTGCTCAAATGTCAAAGGGAATGATCATCGACGAAGGTGCTACCTTCCTtgactctttgaagtcaAACTTagttgagaaagatgacTTTCAGCAGTCCACTATAACTTCCGATCAATCAAAGCGCTCTGAGCCTTCAGAGATAACCAATCCGACAGCTGAAATGGCTACGAAGACGTCCAATGGCACTCCAGACTTTTACAACGGTCTTGCTTCCACACTCAATTTCTTACTAGATAAGAATGTGCTACAACCATCAGAAGACGGTTCAACTTCTAAACCGGCACCATTCGACCATAGTGAACAGGTGCAAGAGATACGCAAACGTATCACAGGAAAGACGCATATTGATCATGCAAGTTACACAGCCAAAGAACTGGAAGAGATAAAGAAATACGAAGATGAACAAGTAGCTTACCACGTTAACAAAGTGCAGAATCAAAGACTAGAGGATTACAATCCAGATGTGCAACTAGTTTACAAAGATGAGAAGGGCAACCAACTGACCACGAAGGAAGCATATAAGAAGATCTCTCAGAAATTTCATGGTACAAAGAGTAACAAGAAAAAACTGGAGAAGGCACAGGCCAAGATCGAATCACGAAAGCAGACTAGACAAGAGCCAAGTgtctttgatcttctttaa
- the YHM2 gene encoding Yhm2p (similar to Saccharomyces cerevisiae YHM2 (YMR241W); ancestral locus Anc_8.784) → MSPQQPAVLEKKPISFSNILLGAGLNLSEVTTLGQPLEVVKTTMAAHRNLSFVSAIKHVWSRGGIFGFYQGLIPWAWIEASTKGAVLLFVSAEAEYQFKVLGLNNFTAGIMGGVTGGVAQAYLTMGFCTCMKTVEITKHKAASAGGVPQSSWGAFKDIYHKEGIRGINKGVNAVAIRQMTNWGSRFGLSRLVEEGIRKVTGKTNPEDRLSALEKIAASAVGGGLSAWNQPIEVIRVEMQSKKEDPNRPKNLTVGKAFKYIYQSNGIKGLYRGVTPRIGLGVWQTVFMVGFGDMAREFIGKLTGEKPAAKH, encoded by the coding sequence ATGTCTCCCCAGCAGCCAGCAGTTTTAGAGAAAAAACCAATCTCCTTTTCGAACATCCTCTTGGGTGCCGGTCTAAATCTGTCCGAGGTGACCACCTTGGGGCAACCACTGGAGGTTGTCAAGACCACTATGGCAGCTCACAGAAATCTATCGTTCGTAAGTGCCATTAAGCACGTCTGGTCACGTGGTGGAATCTTTGGGTTCTACCAGGGTCTAATTCCATGGGCATGGATCGAGGCCTCCACCAAGGGTGCTGTCTTGCTGTTCGTCTCTGCTGAGGCTGAATATCAATTCAAAGTTCTTGGTTTAAATAATTTCACTGCCGGTATCATGGGTGGTGTCACCGGTGGTGTCGCTCAAGCTTATTTGACTATGGGTTTCTGTACCTGTATGAAAACGGTGGAAATTACCAAGCATAAGGCTGCTTCAGCCGGTGGTGTACCTCAATCTTCTTGGGGCGCCTTTAAGGATATCTATCACAAGGAAGGTATTAGAGGTATCAACAAAGGTGTCAATGCGGTTGCCATCAGACAAATGACAAACTGGGGTTCTCGTTTTGGTTTGTCCAGATTGGTGGAAGAGGGAATCAGAAAAGTTACAGGCAAGACTAACCCAGAGGATCGTTTAAGcgctttggaaaagatcgCAGCATCTGCAGTAGGTGGTGGTTTGAGTGCATGGAATCAACCTATTGAAGTCATTAGAGTTGAAATGCAATCTAAGAAGGAAGATCCAAACAGACCAAAGAACTTGACTGTCGGGaaagctttcaaatacATTTACCAGAGTAACGGTATCAAAGGTTTGTACCGTGGTGTGACCCCAAGAATCGGTCTAGGTGTTTGGCAAACCGTTTTCATGGTCGGATTTGGTGATATGGCCAGAGAATTCATCGGTAAATTGACCGGTGAAAAGCCAGCTGCTAAGCATTGA
- the BIL1 gene encoding Bil1p (similar to Saccharomyces cerevisiae YOR304C-A; ancestral locus Anc_8.781) encodes MMSTDRLAFKDDHPLANSTTIDDVRPATADDNREEVVTVFDVANEIEMTLKQLEAKTVANDKQFEQTLKLFEEKLSRMNR; translated from the coding sequence ATGATGAGTACAGATAGATTGGCATTCAAGGATGACCACCCGCTAGCTAACTCCACTACGATCGACGATGTTCGTCCAGCGACAGCTGATGATAACCGAGAGGAAGTGGTTACTGTCTTCGACGTGGCTAATGAAATCGAGATGACTTTAAAACAACTAGAGGCTAAGACTGTTGCAAATGATAAGCAATTTGAACAGACTttgaagctctttgaagagaaattgaGCCGTATGAACCGGTGA